ACATCACGCTCTTCCTGATCACCGAGGGGCGGTGGGCCGCGAAGAACTTCGAGAATGCGCTCGTCCCGACGGACCTCGTGTCGTGGGATTTCGCGACGAACAGCTCGAACTACGCCACGCTGCGCGAGAAGGTGCTCGCCGGCAGCGGCGGCGCCACGTGGCTCACGACGTTCGCCAAGCCGAGGGCGCTGCTCGCGCCGATCCGGGGCGCGGTGCGGGGGAACGTGCCCATCACGCTCGAGACCGACGAGTTCGGTTTCCCCCTGCGCACCGCCGACAACATCGCGGCGGGGTACATCGGGCAAGGCGTGCTCAACGAGGAGACGACCGACGCCGTTTGCGTGGCCGCATTCACGCAGTTCGCGAGCGACACGCGGATGGTGTCGGACCCGTGCCCGGCGGGCAAACCGTCGAACGATCCGTCCTGCGGCGAGGTGGCCGCGGGGGAGATCGACGCGCGGGTCTTCGAATGCGGCGCGGCCGACACGATCACCGAGACGACGATGGACGACGTCGCCACCGCGCTCACGGGCCTGCACCCGGCCGACGTGTGGCTCACGCGGCTCGAGGCGAAGCTGCCGCGCGCGGCGCTGGCGAACGACCTCGAGCTCGAGCCGGCGGAGCATCAGGTCGAGGTCGAGCACGAGATCCGGGCGCGCTCGTCGACGAACGTGGAGTCGATCTGCCCCTCCGGCGTGGTGCTCTTGCCGGGCAGCAAGGGCTCGGATCAGGATCGCGGGACGCGGCTCGTCCTCGTCACGACCCTCGGCGCGGGCCTCCTCGCCTTCGCGCGCAGGCGGCTCCGCGGCGTGCGTTCTCCGCTGCCCGCCTGATCACTCCACCGAATACATACAATAATCCACCGAGCAGCCCTCGGTGACGCAGGCGATCATGTTCCGCCGGTTCTTGCCGTTCACCGACGACACGAGCGCCTGGCAATCCTTCATGGCGAGCCTGCCGCCGCACGCCTTGACGACCTGCGCGCACGCCGATTGCGTCGAGGGCTCGATACACGCCGCGCGCACGGCGGACATCGCGCACTGGTTCGCCGCCTGGAACGAGCAGATCGACTGCTTGCCGCTCTTCGCCAGCAGGCAATCCACCATCTTCTCGGCCACGCGTGGCCTGAGCCCGTGCGCGAGCGTGCTGCACATGTCGCGTGTATCCGTGAAGCTCTCGCATTGTGGCCCCGGCGCGCGCAGGGTATTGCACCCCGTCGGCGCGACGCCGTCGTCGTCACACGTGACGAGATCCTCGAATCCCGTGGGCGTCGTGCCGTCGAGCGACGCGATGACGGCGCTCGGCTCGTCCGCGGACGCGTGGGATTCACCGGACGCCGCTTGGCCCTCCTCGGGCAACGTGACGACCGGCGCCGCGACGACGGGATCTCCGCCCGCGGGCTGCGCGGCGCCGCCGCACGCGCCGGAGGAAAGGGTCGCGGTGAGAAGGAGGAACCGGGAGCGGTCGATCTGCATGGCAACGAGAGAACATCGGAGCCGGGCGCGGCCGTCAAGGGCCAGGTGCGAGCCCGCTCAGAAGACGCCGCGGTCGAAGATCAACACGCGGCGGGGGCGCGGGGCGAAGGGGACGAGGTACGGGTGCGGCTCGCCCTCCGGCGGGCCCTCCGCGTTCCGCGCGGCGTGCTCGCGGAAGACCTCGACGTCCCGCTCGATGCTGTGGCCGAGGCGCGGATCCTTCGCGAGGTAATCGCGGAACAGGCCGAGACGGACGGTCGCGGCGAAGGCCGGATCGACGACGGCGACGTTGCACTCGCCCTCGTATTCGAAGCCGCGGTCGTTCACGTTGCAGCTCCCCACCATGACGAAGACGTCGTCGACGATGAGGAGCTTGCCGTGGTGATCGACCTCCTGCACGCGCCGCTTGCCGCGGCCGTCGCGGCCCGCGCAGCGGAGCGAATAGAGCTCGAAATGGGGGATCACCTCGCGGATCCGCTCGAAGCCGGCGTGGCAGAAGGCGCCGGCGAAGGGGTGGTTCGCCTGCGCCTCGCTCGTGATGACCAGGACCGAGAGGCGCGGGTTTCCACGGGCCGCCTCGGCGATGGCCTCGCTCACGTAGGTGGAGCGGAAGTACTGGTCCTCGATGTAAATGAGGCGGCGGGCGGCGGCGACGGCGCGCAGGTACACGTCGAGGATCCCGCGCTCGGTATGGGGCGCGGGCATGGTGCGCACGACCTGCACGGCCGATCGTCCCGGCGCCTCGGGCAGCACGGCGGGCTCGGGCGGGGGCACGTACGTCGCGCGCTCGGCGTGCGGGGCGCCGCGCTCGAGGAGCCGATTCCACCGCTCGCGGAAGTTCTCCTCGAGGTGCGCCACGCTCGGCCCCTCGATACGCGCCATGAAATCGTGGCGCGGCGGGTGATCCGCGGCGGCGAGCCCGTCCTTGACGCGGGCGCGGAACACGCTCGGGCGCGAGAATCGACAGCGGCAGGGGTCGAAGAGGTGGTGGCTCCGCGTATCCCAGTCGTTCTGGCGCATGTTCATGCCGCCGCAGAACCCGACGCGGCCGTCGACGACCACGGTCTTCTGGTGCATCGAGCCGATCTGCACCTCGCCGAGCAGGCGGTTCGGCAAGGAATGGCGCTCGTCGAAGAGGGGCCGCTCGGTCGGGTTCTCCTCGGAGAGCACCTCGAATCCGTCGCCCTCTTCCATCGCGACGCGCCGCGCCTCGCCCGGGATGGGCAAGAGCGGCGGGTCCCAGAGCAGGAGCTGCACGAGCACGGACGCCTTCGCGCGTGACTCGAGGATACGCTGGATGGTGTGGGCCTCGCGCTCCGCGGGCTCCGCGAGCGGATCGGGGCGCAAGAGCTCGAGCTCGGGCTCGTAGACCCACGTGGTGACGCGGATCGAGCGCTTCGCCTGCATGAGCGCCTCGGCCACCGCGCGCCAGCCGTCCTCGCCGTCGACGAGCATGTCCACGCGATTGCCGAGGGTCGGAGGAGCTCCAATAGGGGAAAACCACACGTAATCGAGGACGACATGGACGACGCTCCGGCCCTCCTCGCAAGAGGCGCGCGTGACGCGGGACCTCGCGCCTTCGAGGCCGCTCATCGCCGCGACGACGTCCCCGCATTTGCCCGGCGTGACGAAGATCGTGGTGCGCAGCGGCCGGAGCTCGAACGGAGAGGCCCCGGGCTCGACGATGAGCTCGTAATCGCCGCGGCGCGGCAAGAGGACGCGGCTCCGCCCCGGCGCGATCTCCTGCCCCACCACGGCCCCGCGTGGGCCGAGCAGACGCACGGATGCACCCTGGACAGGCGTGCTGTGAGGCGTCGTGACCAGCACTTCGAGCTCGGCCCGCTGCCGCGCCATAGGCCCTCCCCTACAGAGCGCCGTAGAGCCAACCGAGCGGACTCGAAAGCGTGCATACGCGAGCAACACCACCGAAAGACTGCGTACGTACGTTCGCAAGAAACGGGATTGCTACCGTCCCGAAAAAAACCGGTAGTATGCGGAGAGCGGAGGAATGACCTACCGATGAAGGCAGGTGAGCGCAGCGCAGAGGCGTCGGCGACGGCGAGGGAGGAGACCCTCGGCACGATCCCGCCAGGCTCGGGCGCCGTCGCGACGGCCGCGACGTGGCTCGACGAGCTGCTCGAGAGTGAACACCTGCACGTGGCTTTCCAGCCGATCGTCGATCTCGGCACGGGTGAGGTCATGGGCCGCGAGGTGCTCGGGCGCCTCGGGCCGGGCGCGTCCGAGGCGCACGCGCGCGGGGTCTCGGGGCCGCAGGCGCTCCTGGAGATGGCGCACTCGCACGGCAAGCTCGTGGCCGTCGATCGGCGCTTCCGCGAGATCGGGATCGAGACACTCGCGCGCGTGGGATCCGAAGGGGTGTTTTTCCTGAACGTCGATCCCCGGGTGATCGACGACCCGGCGTTCTCCGCGGGTTTTACGCGCAGGTTGCTCGAGGAGCACGGGGTCGCGCCGACGCGGATCGTCCTCGAGCTGACGGAGTCGGGGGCGGTGCTCGACAGCGACAGGCTGGAGCGGATCGTCCGGCACTACGCGAGCCAGGGGTTCCGCATCGCGCTCGACGACGTGGGCGCGGGGTACGCGTCGTTGACGGCGCTCGTGCGGGTGCGGCCGCATTTCTTGAAGCTCGACAAGGCCATCGTGCGGCACCTCTCGGGGGATCCGCTGCGCGCGCACCTCGTGCGATCGCTGGCGGATTTCGGGCGGCGCGCGGGGATCCAGGTGATCGCGGAGGGCATCGAGGACGAACACGATCTCTGCGCGTTGCTCGCGTGTGGCGTGGAGCTCGGTCAGGGCTACCTGCTCGCGCGGCCGGCGCCGGAGCTCGCGCCCTTGCCGACGAACGTGCGGGATCTCGTGCGCCGCGCGGCGAGGCAGGCGGAGGGGGACGGTCGGTCGAACCCGCCGCCGCGTACGATCGGCGCCCTGCGGGGCTCGCATGCGTCCGTGTTGCCCTTGACGAGCGCGGGGGAGGTGGCGTCGGTGCTGCGACGGTCGCCGGTGCACGCCGCGTTGCCCGTGGTGGACAGCGACGGTCACGTGCTCGGGCTCGCCACGCGCGAGCGGCTGCTCGACGAGCTCGCGCACACGCGCCGCGGAGGCTCGCCGATCGTGGCGCTCATGGATCCACACCCGCTGCGCGTGGACGAGGCGACGAGCCTGCCGGTGGCGCTGCGGCTGGCGACGTCGCGGGACGAACATCGCGTGTACGATCCGGTGATCGTGGAGCACCACGGGCGGTACCTCGGGACGGTGACGGTGCAGGTGCTGATGCAGGCGATCGCGGACGGGGAGTTCTAGCCGCACCGGCTGCAAGGCCCGTCGTGGTGCACCGGGACCCGCGTGCACGCGGTGCAAAGGGGTCTTGGAGTGTCACGAGACCCCTTTGCACGCGATGCAGACGGGTCTTGGAGTGTCACGAGACCCCTTTGCACGCGGTGCAGACGGGTCTTGGAGTGTCATGAGACCCCTTTGCACGCGGTGCAGACGGGTCTTGGAGTGTCATGAGACCCCTTTGCACGCGGTGCAGACGGGTCTTGGAGCGCGCCGGACGCACATTTTCCCGTCAGAGCGTGCTCTCGGGCCCGTAACAGGCCCCCACGAAGCCACAATGCAGCTTGCGGCAACGATCCAGCGGGACGGCGTCGAACCGGTCGGCCCAGCGGGCCTCGGCGAAGCGCTCGCCGAGGGTCTTTAGCTCGCCCGCGAAGCGGTCGTGCTCCGCGTTCGTGATGGTCCCGTCCTCGCCTTCGGCCGCGAGCCAGACGGGCTCGGGGTTCGCGCCCGCGAGGAAAACGACGCCGGCGCGGATGCGCCGCTCGGGCTCGCGGCGGTGCATGCTGAGCGCGTAGGCGTGGAGCTGGAAGGCGTAGACGGAGAGGTCGGAGCGCGGGCGGGAGAGCTTGTAGTCGATGACGTCGACCGTGCCGTCGGGCCGGAAGACGACGAAGTCGACGGCGCCACGCAGGCCGAGGGCGCGCGGGGAGCCGTCGGGCGCGGCGGAGAGGTCGACCGTCAGGACGAACGGCTCTTCGCGGAGCATACGCAGGCCCTGATCGCGGATCGATCGGGTGAAGGGGCCGTCGAGGAAACACGCGATGCCCTCGGCGATACGCGCCGCCTCGGGCACCTCGGGGCGCAGGCCGGCGAGCGCGAGACGGCGGCGGACGTCGGCGACGTCGACGGGGCGGCCGAAGGCCTCACGCGGCCAGCGCTCGAGCACGCCGTGCGCCGCGAGGCCACGGATGCGCGGGTCGAGGTCGGCTTCCGTGTCGATCTCCACGGCCTCCGTTGCGGGGTCGCCGGGCAGCTCGACGTAACCCGTGCTGATCGGCTCGTCGAAGCCCATGAGCTGGCGCAGGCGGAAGCGGCGCGCGCAGCCCTGGAAGAGCGAGAGCGGGGTCGTGGCGATCGAGATCGTGCGGGTCGGCGGGCGCTCGGGCCAAGGCGGCGCAGGGCCGGTCGGCGAGAGGGCGCCGCTGCGCGCCTCGCGTGGCTGCGCGTGCGGATCGGCGAGCAACACGGAGGCCTGCTCGCGGCGGGTGATCGCGTCCTTGATCGCGGGCTTCGTGAGGCCGTCTTTCAGGGCCTCGAACGCCGATCCTCCCTTCGCGCGCTTGCGGCTGCCTTCGGGAGGATCCGGCACGCCGATCATGACGAGCGCGCGCTTCGGCCGGGTGATCGCGACGTAGGTGAGGCGCTGTCGCTCGGCGAGCTCACGCGCGCGGGCGAGCTCGTCCGCCTTGGCTTGTGCTTCGGTGCGCAGCGCGTCGAGCACGGGCCGCTCGCCTCGCTCGAGCCGCGCGAGCATGGTGTCGGAGAGCGGATCCGGTCGTGAGGCGTGGTGGCGCAGGATCAACGTGGGCCGCGGGCCGCCGAGGGAGGCGATCTGCAGGCCGGAGGGCCGCGGGGAGACGCCGGCGTCGAGGTCGAGGACGATCACCACGGGGAAGTCGAGGCCCTTGCTCGCGTGGATCGTCATGAGGCGGACGGCGTCTTCTTCCTCGGCGAAGGTGGCCTCGTCGCGCTCGTCGGAGTCGTCACGCATGCGGCGATCGAGCCAGCGCACGAAGCCCGGGAGCGAGCCGCCGCGGCGACGCGCCACGCCGAGCAGGCGATCGACGTGGCCGATGCGCATCTCGGGCCGAGGCATGGCGGCGAAGACGCGGTCGAGGTCGAAGGCCGCGACGGCCGCGCGGATCGCCTCGCCGGGGTGCAGGCGCAAGGCCGCGCGGCGGAGCTCGACGAAGCGGCGGACGAAGTCCTCGAGGCGCGTGCGATCCGCGGGGCCGAGTTTTTCCCACGCGGGCAAGGCGGGCAGCAGGCGGAGCGCGTCCGAGCGTTCGAGGGGGAGAGACAGACCTGTTTTCGGCGCGCCGAGCCACGCGAGCGCGGCGTCGGACAGACCCACGGCGGGCCCACGCAGGACGGTGGCGAGCGCGAGGCGGTCGCGGCGATCGACGAGCAGCCGGAGCACGGCGGCGACGTCGCGGACCTCGGAGGTGTCGAAGAGCGCGCGGCCCGCGACGACGTGCGGGATGTCGATACGCGCGAGGGCGAGCTCGAGGAGCGGGAGCGTCTTCCGACGTCGCGCGAGGATGGCGATGTCGCGGAACGAGCCCTCGCCGCTGCGCACGTAACGAGCGGTGAAGGCCGCAGCGACGAAGGCCTCGCGCATGGATCGGGTGGCGCCGCGGACGACGGGCTCGGCGTCGGCCGGAGAAGCGCCGTCGTCGTCGACGAGCACGACCTCCCCCGCGCCCTGGGCTTCGGCGACGGGCATGAGGTGATCGGCGGGGCCGTAGACGACCTCGAAGTCACGTGGATGTGTATCTCCGGGGGCGTGAAAATCGTGGGCGGAGAAGGCGTTGACGAAGTCGAGGATCTTGCCGCCGCTGCGGCGGCTCTCGCGGAGGGCGACGAGGTCGGCGCGGGCGTCGCTCGCGCAGATCTCGGGGGCGAGGGCGAGGGCCTCGCGGGCGAGGGGGCCGCAGAGCTCACCCGTGATACGCGAGAAGACGGCGACGTCGGCGCCGCGGAAGCCGTAGATGGATTGCTTGCGATCGCCGACGAGGAAGAGGCCGTGCCCGATGAGGCCCTCGGCGTCCGGGGTGCGTCCGATCGGGCGTCCGCTGTCCTCGCGCTCGCGCAAGAGGTAGACGATGTCGCGCTGGGCGCGGCTCGTGTCCTGGAACTCGTCGACGAGGAGCGCGTCGATGGAGGCGCGGACCTGCGCGGCGATCTCGGGGCGATCACGCAGGCCGTCGCGGGCCATGCGGAGCATGTCGCCGAAGCTGAGCAAGCCTTCCTTGCGGCGGAGGGCGCCGAGGCGCGCGCGCGCATCCTCGAGCAACGCGACGATGCCACGCTCGCGCGCGGAGAGCGCGGGGGCCTCGCGCAGGATGGCGAGCAGGCCGGCGCCACGTTCGGCGCTGTTGTCGCCGGGCAGCTCCTCGCGGAAGGCGGCGAACTCCTTGTCGGCGTCGCTCGTCTTGCCACGCATGGCGACGGCGAAGAGCTCGCGGAGCGGCTCCTCGGCGGCGGCGGGGAAGAGCTCGCCGGGGCCGCCCTGCGCGAGGGCACGCGCGAGGTCCTGGGCCGCGTCCTTCGTGCGTGACCCGCCCGCGACGCAGGTGGCGACGACGGCGTCGAGCGAGGCGCGCAAGGAGCGCGCGCCGCGCTCGTGTTCGGCGAGCAGGAGCTCCGAGGGCAAGAGGCCCTCCTCGTCGAGGCGGTCGCAGAGGCTCGCGATCTGCTTGCGCGCGCCCCACACGCCGTTCGCGGCGGCGATGAGCGAACGCGCCGCCTCGGCCTGCGCGCCGCCGGCCGAGAGCGCGGCCGAGAGCGCCTCGTCGACCGCGAGATCCGCGAGGGCCTGCGCCTCGTCCTCCTCGACGACGCGCGCCTGCGGATCCACGCCGAGCGCGAGCGCGTGTGTCCGGACGATCTGCTGCGCGAGGCCGTGCAGCGTGTCGATGCGGGCGCCCGCAGCGCGACCGAGCGCATCCGCGGCGCGACGCTTGATCTCGGGGATGCTCGGCGGATCGGCGATGACGGCCCGGCGCGCCGCGATGATGGCCGCGAGCTTGGGCTCCGGCCCCTCCTGGTCCCAGGCGGCAATTTCTGCGAGCGCCGCCTGCACACGCGCCGCGATCTCCTGCGCCGCGGCGCGCGAGAAGGTGGTCGCGACGATCCGCTCGGGTGGGATCGGCTCGGCAGGTCTGTCGCCATCCGTTCGCCCCATCGAGGTGAGGCCAAGCGTGAGCAGGACGTAGAGCGCCGTGAGCCGGTACGTCTTTCCGGTGCCCGCGCTCGCGGCCACGACGATGTTGCGGCGGAAGGCGTAGAGGAGGGCGTCTTCGGGCGGCAGCGTCATCCTCCGCCCTCCTCGTCCGCCTCGCCGGGCACGACGGCCGGCCTGCGGCACACGTCCCGCGCGTCACAGCGATCGCAGAGATCCCCCTTCACGGGCCGCGGCTCGATGTGCCCGTCCCAGAGCGAGAGCACCACCCTGCGCGCCGTTCGTTCGGCGTCGAGGCGCTTGTCCGCGATGGCGCGCCGGTCCGGCTCCTTCGCGGGCTTCGCGCTGATCTCGCCCCGCTTGTCCGCGCCGATGTAGAGCGCCTGCACCTCCTCGGCCCCCGTCGCGCGCGCCACGGCCGCGGCGTAAAGCGGGAGCTGCAGGTGCAGCGTCCCTTGCTCGCTCTTGCTCGGGATCTGCCCCGTCTTGTAGTCGACGACGCGCGCGGCGCTTTTGCCGCCGTCCCCTCGATCCACACGGTCGATCTTGCCCTCGACGAAGACCGACGCCGAAGGCGCCGGCGCGCCCTCGCCTTCCCCCGGCATCGGCGCGATCGGCAGCGCGTCCCACGGCGCGGCCACCGACGGGCCGAACGGTTGTTCGGCGAGCGCAAACGAGAACCCTTGCTCGTCGAGGCCGTGCGCGACGAACCCGAGCGCGACGTCGACGGCCCCGATCAGGAGCTCCCGCCGCAGCGGCGCCGCCTCCTTGTCCGCGCCGACCGCGCGCATCGCCGCCTCGCGCGCCGCTTCGAGCGCCTTGCGCCGGTTCGCCCGCCCGCCCGCCTCCCACGCGGCCTGGAACGCCGCCGCCGTCGCCGCGTGCACCTGCGTGCCACGCTCGCGTGGATCGGCCGCCTCGAGCGCGTCCTCCTGCCGACGCGTGCGCCACACGCGCCGGGCAAACCCCGCGAACGCGCAACCCGCGGCCTTCTCGATGTGCGTCACCGCGATCGGCCGCGCGGGCATGTCCCCGCCGACACACGCGCGCAGGTGCGCGGCGAGCTCGGGATCGGTGAGCTCGATCCGCCCCGTGAAGGGCCCGGCGTCCGCGCGCGGATCCAGGAAGTACGCGAGGCGCGCCCGCTCGATCGAGACCCGATCCGCGATGAGCGGCGCCGGCGCCGAGCCCGCCGAGAGCAAGACGAGCTCCGCCCCGCGTGGATCGATCCGCGAGGCGGCCCGCGACACACGCGACGAGGGCTCGACACGCTCGGGTGTCTTCGCCCGCAAGGCGCGCGTCACGATCGCATGGGGCGCCGCCTCGTCGTCGGTCGTGCTGTACGAGACCACGACGCGACGCGCCCCGCCCATGGCCCAGGCGAGCTCGGCGCGCCGGATGCGATCACGCTCGCGCGCCGTGGGGGGACGCGCCGAGGCCGGCAGCGTCGACCAGAGCCGCTCGTCGATGAGCCCGCCGTCCGCCTCCGGCCCATACCCGCCCGGGCCGAGGCCCGTGACGATCAAGACCTCGTACCGGATCCCACACAGCTCGTTCGGGCGGGCGATCCGGACGGCGCTGGCGCGGCTGCCGCCGCCGTCGGAGCGGCCCTGTGACGCGGCGCGACGCACCTCGGCATACAGCTCCTCGACGCGGGCCGGCGCGTCCGCGAGGCCGAGCATGGCCGCCGCCTCGACGACGGCGCGTGTCGCGTCACGAATGGCGCGCACCGCCGCTTGCCCCTCGCCAATGGCGCGTAACGCGAGGGACCGGCCGCGCAGGGCCTCGACGCGTAACGCCGCGCCGAGCTCGCCCATCGAGGGCCGGCCGAGATCGAGCTTGTCGCAGAGCGCGCCGAACCTCGCCGCGATATCGGCGCGGGTCTGTCCTGCGGCGAGCAACGCGATACTCTCCAGCATTCGCGTGAGGGCCGCGGGCATCCAGGCCTCGTCCGTGTCGCCGGACGCTTCAATGACGGCGCGGAGATTGTCGACGAGCAGCGTGCCCGTCCGATCGACCTCGACGGGGACGTCGCGCAGCCTGTGGGCGAGTAATGCGGCCTTGGCCTCGGCGTCGCGCTCGTGGCGCTCGGAGACCCAGATGCCGGCGTGCAGGCCGGGGGCGCGGAGGATATCGATGACACGCTCGCGGGTGATGGGCCCGGACGCGAGCGCGAAGAGGCCAAGCGCGGCGCGGCCCTCGGGCGAAGCGTCGGGCGAGGGGCCGCGCGGCTCGTGAAAAGGAATCCGGGCGTCGGAGAGGGCGGCGCGTAGCGGATCGAGCGTGCCGTCGTCGAGCGCGGGGACGAGGATCGTAATGGATTCGGGCGGGACGCCGCTGCCGAGCGCGGTCAGGACCTCGGCCGCGACGGCCCGCGCCTCGCCCTCGGGGCCCGCGGCGCGCAAGACGAGGGCGGCGGCGCCGTCGCCGAGCGGGCTCCAATCGATCGAGGGGCCAAACGCGAGCTCGGACCAGCGTTTTTCGAGGACGGTGGCGACAGAGCCGACGGCCTCCTCGTCGAGGTCCGTCGGGTCGAACAGGGATTCCCCCGAGAAGAGCGGCATCTCGACGACGAGCCCACGCCCGCCGGCCTCGCGCGAGCGGGCATGCAAGGCCTCGAGCCAGGAGAGGTCGTCGGCCTCGAAGGAGAGCATGCCGGAGAGGGTGACGTCGTAGGCCGACATTTCCTGGAGGAGGGCGTCACAAGGGCCGCGGCGCAGGGCGCGGGAGAGGACGAACCCGGCACATCGCGGATCGACGAGGCTCTTTTGCGCGAGGATCTCGTCGGCGCGGCGCATGACCTCGGCGAGCAGGGCGGCCTGCGGGCCTTCGGCCTGGAAGAGGTGGTCCGGCCGAACACCGGCGCGGCGGAGGCGGCCGAGGGCGGCGTCGACGACGTCGGCGAACGCGACCCGCTCGGCGGGCGCGTCGGGCAGATCGACGCCGGCGATGGGGCCGGCTTCGAGGGCGACGCGGGAGACGAGGCGCGTCACGGCGTTCGAGGCGAGGCTACAATCCGGCTCGACCATGGCGAGCGCGCCTTGCACGAAGGCACGCAAGGTCCTCGCGCCACGCGCGGCTTGGCCCGGCGCGGCAAGGGCAATCTCGACGTGGCGATCGGTCGGCGCGAGAAACAGGGGGCGCCTTTTTGGCAGGGGGGGGATCGGGCGGCAAGAGGTTTCCCACGGGGGCGTCGGGCGGGTGAAACGGGGGACGAGGGCGGAGGGTTTGCCAGGGTCGGGGGTGGGGAGCGTCTGGTTTCCCGGCGCACCTCCGGGCGTCGTCGGCGGTGACGCGGCTGTTGGCAGGTGCACGGCGACTCGACTACAAGGGTCTGCATGCAGGACGCTCCGATCGATCTGCGGAGGCTTCAGCACTTCATCAAGCAGTGCGACCCGAATCAGCCGCTGGAGCCCGGGGATCCGCGGTACGTGGATTTCGACGCGGGCCAGCCGGTGCGCGGGTCGAGCGGCGCGAGGTGCATCGACCAGATCGAGCGGACCATCGTGTTCAACGAGCCCACGTCGCCGGTATGCCTGCTCTTCACGGGCTTCCCGGGCTCCGGCAAGACCACGGAGCTGCGCCGGCTGCAGAGGCGCCTGGAGGAGAACAAGCTCACGCCGTTCCACGTCGTGATGGTCGACTTTCAGGACTATCGCACGGAGCCGACGCCGCTCTCGATCCTGGAGACGTTGCGTGTCCTCGCCTTCGAGCTCGATCGCGCGGCGACACGCGCGGAGGGCCGCGACCCCGACGCGGAGCCGGGGTATCTGAAGCGGTTTTACGATTTCCTGAAGACGACGCAGATCGATTTGAAGGGGCTCGGCTTCGCGCAGCTCGGGGCGACGCTGATGTTCGAGGCGAAGGGGAATCACTCGTTTCGCAAGCAGCTCGAGGACGCCCTGGCGTCACGATTCCAGGTCTTCGTGCAGGACGCGCAGGAGGCGATGGCGGAGGCCGTGGTCCGGCTGCGCCGCGCGACCCACGCGCAGCAGATCGTGGTCCTCGTCGACGGGCTGGAGAAGGTGACGCCGCTGCGGGAGGAGGACCGGGAGATGCTGGAGGCGAGCGCCGAGACGGTCTTCGTCGAGCACGCGGCGCGGCTGCGATTGCCTTGCCACGTGGTCTACACGTTCCCGCTCTGGCTCCGCTTCCGGCACACCCAGCTCGACAGCTTTTATCATCGCCCCGCGCAGATCTTGCCGATGGTCAAGGTCGCGGATCCGGACGGCGTCACGTATGCGCCGGGTTATACGAAGCTGACGGACCTCGTGGGCAAGCGGCTCGATGTGGACGTGGTCTTCGGCCAGGATCGTCGAGAGACGCTCGACCGTCTGATCGCCGCGTCCGGCGGCTTCACGCGGGATCTCTTGCGGATGGTGCGCGAGGTGCTCTGGAGCGCGAACACGTTCCCGGTCGACGCGGAGACGATCCGGCAGATCATCGCCCGGACGGCCGAGGGGTATGTGATGGCGATCCGGGACAGCCACGCCGACCTGCTCGCCGAGATCGCCCAGACCCACAAATTGCCGCGGGGCGACGACGGGCGCGTCGCCCTCTTCGGGCGCCTGCTCCAGCTTTATCTCGTGCTCGCCTACCGCAATGGCGAGCCCTGGTTCGACGTGCACCCGCTCGTGCGCGGCGCGCCGATCATGCAGGAGCGGCTCGCGGGGAAGAAGGCTTGAGCCACGAGCCTCCCGCTGCGCTGCCCTCGTGGGCGGAGCCGTACCTCGACGAATTCGCGGGGATCCTGCGCGTCGTCGAGCTCTCGGGGGGTTTCGTGCTCCTGCCGGTGGAGGTGCCGGGGCCGGACCTCGCGCGCGCGCTCGCGGAGTGGCTCGAATCGAAGGGGCATGTGGCGCTC
The nucleotide sequence above comes from Polyangium spumosum. Encoded proteins:
- a CDS encoding DUF2330 domain-containing protein — its product is MKTSLLAPLLLSAPLALLCGTPSDAHACGGCVVPPMTNTIVNAHRMALSVSPKQTVLWDQIRYDGDPESFGWLLPVKPGAVIELSTDAWFETLDAATSTTVFAPPLNCNSGPDFDCGCAMSDAAGVGGELGGNGGVTVVHRGTVGPFQTVTLSTQTPGVLDDWLTNAGYVIPEDSAPVIDAYVAEGFDFIALRLQPGQGVQDMKPVRVVQPGISPTLPLRMVAVGTGANVDITLFLITEGRWAAKNFENALVPTDLVSWDFATNSSNYATLREKVLAGSGGATWLTTFAKPRALLAPIRGAVRGNVPITLETDEFGFPLRTADNIAAGYIGQGVLNEETTDAVCVAAFTQFASDTRMVSDPCPAGKPSNDPSCGEVAAGEIDARVFECGAADTITETTMDDVATALTGLHPADVWLTRLEAKLPRAALANDLELEPAEHQVEVEHEIRARSSTNVESICPSGVVLLPGSKGSDQDRGTRLVLVTTLGAGLLAFARRRLRGVRSPLPA
- a CDS encoding phospholipase D-like domain-containing protein, which encodes MARQRAELEVLVTTPHSTPVQGASVRLLGPRGAVVGQEIAPGRSRVLLPRRGDYELIVEPGASPFELRPLRTTIFVTPGKCGDVVAAMSGLEGARSRVTRASCEEGRSVVHVVLDYVWFSPIGAPPTLGNRVDMLVDGEDGWRAVAEALMQAKRSIRVTTWVYEPELELLRPDPLAEPAEREAHTIQRILESRAKASVLVQLLLWDPPLLPIPGEARRVAMEEGDGFEVLSEENPTERPLFDERHSLPNRLLGEVQIGSMHQKTVVVDGRVGFCGGMNMRQNDWDTRSHHLFDPCRCRFSRPSVFRARVKDGLAAADHPPRHDFMARIEGPSVAHLEENFRERWNRLLERGAPHAERATYVPPPEPAVLPEAPGRSAVQVVRTMPAPHTERGILDVYLRAVAAARRLIYIEDQYFRSTYVSEAIAEAARGNPRLSVLVITSEAQANHPFAGAFCHAGFERIREVIPHFELYSLRCAGRDGRGKRRVQEVDHHGKLLIVDDVFVMVGSCNVNDRGFEYEGECNVAVVDPAFAATVRLGLFRDYLAKDPRLGHSIERDVEVFREHAARNAEGPPEGEPHPYLVPFAPRPRRVLIFDRGVF
- a CDS encoding EAL domain-containing protein — translated: MKAGERSAEASATAREETLGTIPPGSGAVATAATWLDELLESEHLHVAFQPIVDLGTGEVMGREVLGRLGPGASEAHARGVSGPQALLEMAHSHGKLVAVDRRFREIGIETLARVGSEGVFFLNVDPRVIDDPAFSAGFTRRLLEEHGVAPTRIVLELTESGAVLDSDRLERIVRHYASQGFRIALDDVGAGYASLTALVRVRPHFLKLDKAIVRHLSGDPLRAHLVRSLADFGRRAGIQVIAEGIEDEHDLCALLACGVELGQGYLLARPAPELAPLPTNVRDLVRRAARQAEGDGRSNPPPRTIGALRGSHASVLPLTSAGEVASVLRRSPVHAALPVVDSDGHVLGLATRERLLDELAHTRRGGSPIVALMDPHPLRVDEATSLPVALRLATSRDEHRVYDPVIVEHHGRYLGTVTVQVLMQAIADGEF